One window of the Roseovarius sp. THAF9 genome contains the following:
- the pgk gene encoding phosphoglycerate kinase, whose product MAWKTLDDMDLDGKTVLTRVDINVPVENGRVTDATRLERIKPTIDAILAAGGKPLLLAHFGRPKGKVVDAMSLRQVVPALQQATGHTVQFIETLEGAEEPTAEAKAAEVLLLENIRFHPGEEANDADFAARLSGLGDVYCNDAFSAAHRAHASTEALARHLPACAGRLMQAELSALEAALGNPERPVVAVVGGAKVSTKLDLLGNLVEKVDKLVIGGGMANTFLAAQGLSVGKSLCEHEMADTARDIMVKAGGAGCEILLPADVVVAEEFRAGAAHQTVPAHACPDDAMILDAGPQAVARITAALDTARTLIWNGPLGAFEIEPFDAATNAAAAHAAQRSRDGNLTSVAGGGDTVAALNQAGATEDFTYISTAGGAFLEWMEGKTLPGVAALGG is encoded by the coding sequence ATGGCCTGGAAGACGCTCGATGACATGGACCTCGACGGCAAGACCGTGCTGACACGGGTGGATATCAACGTTCCCGTCGAGAACGGGCGCGTCACCGACGCCACGCGGCTGGAACGCATCAAGCCGACCATTGACGCCATCCTCGCAGCGGGCGGCAAGCCACTCTTGCTGGCGCATTTCGGGCGTCCCAAGGGCAAGGTGGTCGACGCGATGTCACTGCGCCAGGTGGTGCCCGCCCTGCAACAGGCGACGGGGCATACCGTGCAGTTTATCGAAACGCTGGAAGGCGCCGAAGAGCCCACGGCAGAAGCCAAGGCGGCCGAGGTGTTGCTGCTGGAGAACATCCGCTTTCATCCGGGCGAAGAGGCGAACGATGCCGACTTTGCCGCGCGCCTTTCAGGTCTTGGCGATGTCTATTGCAACGATGCCTTTTCGGCCGCGCACCGCGCCCATGCCTCGACCGAGGCGCTGGCCCGCCACCTGCCCGCCTGCGCGGGGCGGCTGATGCAGGCCGAACTGTCGGCACTGGAAGCGGCACTCGGCAATCCCGAACGGCCCGTCGTGGCTGTGGTGGGCGGGGCCAAGGTCTCGACCAAGCTGGACCTGCTGGGCAACCTCGTCGAGAAGGTGGACAAGCTGGTGATCGGCGGCGGGATGGCCAACACGTTCCTGGCCGCGCAGGGTCTGAGCGTTGGCAAATCTCTGTGCGAGCACGAGATGGCCGACACAGCGCGTGACATCATGGTCAAGGCCGGCGGCGCGGGCTGTGAGATCCTGCTGCCCGCCGATGTCGTGGTGGCAGAGGAGTTTCGCGCAGGCGCCGCGCACCAGACGGTTCCGGCCCATGCCTGCCCCGACGATGCGATGATCCTGGATGCCGGGCCGCAGGCTGTCGCGCGCATCACTGCCGCTCTTGACACGGCGCGGACGCTTATCTGGAACGGCCCGCTGGGTGCCTTCGAGATCGAGCCATTCGATGCGGCCACCAACGCCGCCGCCGCTCATGCCGCGCAGCGCAGCCGTGACGGAAATTTGACCTCGGTCGCAGGGGGCGGTGACACCGTGGCGGCCCTCAACCAGGCGGGCGCGACCGAGGATTTCACCTATATCTCCACCGCCGGTGGCGCGTTTTTGGAGTGGATGGAAGGTAAAACGCTGCCGGGTGTGGCCGCCCTGGGCGGCTGA
- a CDS encoding peptidylprolyl isomerase, whose protein sequence is MAEIKDPENTILMELKDGTVTIELLPDVAPGHCERMKELARSGQYDNVAFHRVIDGFMAQTGDVANGNMEKDFNIRSAGTGGSDLPNLKAEFSGVPHDRGTLGAARSQNPDSANSQFFINFSDNHFLNRQYTVYGRVIEGMEHVDAITRGEPPASPDRMISVKVAADA, encoded by the coding sequence ATGGCCGAGATCAAAGACCCCGAGAACACGATCCTGATGGAGCTGAAGGACGGCACCGTGACGATCGAACTTCTGCCCGACGTGGCTCCGGGCCATTGCGAGCGCATGAAGGAACTGGCGCGTTCCGGCCAGTATGACAACGTGGCCTTTCACCGGGTGATCGACGGCTTCATGGCTCAGACCGGCGATGTGGCCAACGGCAACATGGAAAAGGATTTCAATATCCGCAGCGCCGGCACCGGCGGCAGCGACCTGCCCAACCTCAAGGCAGAATTCTCGGGCGTCCCGCATGATCGCGGCACGCTGGGCGCGGCGCGCAGTCAGAACCCCGACAGCGCCAACAGCCAGTTCTTCATCAACTTCTCGGACAACCATTTCCTCAACCGGCAATACACTGTCTATGGCCGCGTCATCGAGGGGATGGAGCATGTCGACGCCATCACCCGCGGCGAGCCGCCCGCAAGCCCCGACCGGATGATCAGCGTGAAGGTGGCCGCCGATGCTTAA
- a CDS encoding peptidylprolyl isomerase, whose amino-acid sequence MLKLSALFTLLAAPAFATGLEIEVAGEANGTIKVDLLEDVAPGHVEQITELAREGAYDNVVFHRVIDGFMAQTGDVEFGKMGGDMSMAGRGGSDRPDLAAEFSDITFDRGVVGMARSQSPDSANSQFFIMFAPGPFLDGEYTVVGRVTEGLDVLDDIKRGEGPNGAVIGQPDRMVSVTVTE is encoded by the coding sequence ATGCTTAAGCTCTCTGCACTTTTCACCCTGCTGGCCGCACCGGCCTTTGCCACTGGCCTTGAAATCGAGGTCGCGGGCGAGGCCAACGGCACGATCAAGGTCGACCTGCTGGAGGACGTGGCCCCCGGCCATGTCGAACAGATCACCGAACTGGCCCGCGAAGGCGCCTACGACAACGTCGTCTTCCACCGCGTGATCGACGGCTTCATGGCGCAGACCGGCGACGTCGAATTCGGCAAGATGGGCGGCGATATGTCCATGGCCGGGCGCGGCGGCAGCGACCGCCCCGATCTGGCCGCCGAATTCTCGGACATCACCTTTGACCGCGGTGTTGTCGGCATGGCCCGCAGCCAGAGCCCCGACAGTGCCAACAGCCAGTTCTTCATCATGTTCGCGCCGGGCCCGTTTCTTGACGGGGAATACACCGTCGTGGGCCGCGTGACCGAGGGGCTGGACGTGCTGGACGACATCAAGCGGGGCGAGGGCCCGAACGGCGCCGTCATCGGCCAGCCGGACCGCATGGTGTCCGTCACGGTGACGGAGTAA